The Candidatus Lokiarchaeota archaeon genome includes a region encoding these proteins:
- a CDS encoding SOS response-associated peptidase produces the protein MRRPCVNASTSTDSSTFPTNCTTSIPEQEIGVIIREDDGTRVMKSMRWGLIPFWADDPDETKYTPINVRAETIAEKHMFARAFKEHRCLVPASGFYEWKGPAGSKTPFYFHLKSRDLFAFPGIYETWNSEDGERTVYSVTFATTTPNKTVARVHNRMPVILSPEEEESWLNPDTDESELLAMLDAYSDSDMERYEVSTYVNNPYNEGPKAIQPAR, from the coding sequence AACATCGATCCCTGAACAGGAGATTGGAGTCATCATTCGAGAGGACGATGGCACACGGGTCATGAAGTCCATGCGCTGGGGGCTCATCCCGTTCTGGGCAGACGACCCGGATGAAACCAAGTACACTCCCATCAACGTCCGCGCTGAGACCATAGCCGAGAAGCATATGTTTGCACGTGCATTCAAAGAGCATCGGTGCCTTGTCCCGGCCAGCGGCTTCTACGAGTGGAAAGGTCCAGCAGGATCAAAGACGCCGTTCTACTTCCACCTGAAGAGCAGGGATTTGTTCGCCTTTCCTGGCATCTATGAGACATGGAACTCGGAAGATGGAGAGCGTACCGTGTACAGCGTGACCTTCGCCACAACCACACCGAACAAGACGGTGGCACGGGTGCATAACAGGATGCCGGTGATTCTCTCACCTGAGGAAGAAGAAAGTTGGTTGAATCCAGACACAGACGAGTCGGAGTTGCTTGCTATGCTTGATGCGTATTCTGACAGCGACATGGAACGCTACGAAGTCTCGACGTATGTGAATAATCCATACAATGAGGGACCGAAGGCAATCCAGCCCGCAAGATAG